A section of the Tistrella mobilis genome encodes:
- a CDS encoding IS110 family transposase: protein MDKQGHEHRLRGFRLIRTGGAMQFVGIDIASETHVFAILDADGTVLAKPKPFTEDAAGHGALLAALAPPGEALVVMEATGHYWKNLFAVLAAKGYEVALINPLRTHRFQGESLERTKTDAIDALGLARFGREKRPSPTRLGSRASEELRELVRHRDRLRQDFDDRVRQLRRLVDLGFPEFRRYVRTLDSMLATAILAEYPTAEAVAKATPRRLAKLRYDGRHAVGSELADQIIAAAKRSVGQHHGPAYRVQVRDICQDLDLWRRRLADRDDDITRLLDEHEVGSLLTSIDGIGPSTAARLIAELGDPARFDSPAALAAYVGVIPALRHSGKRRPTRAGITPIGNARLRTALWMPTLTAVRRNPWLKAFYDRLRAQGKPPKLALVAAMRKLLVAVYAVAKARKPFVPKLAD from the coding sequence ATGGACAAGCAGGGGCACGAGCACCGGCTCCGAGGCTTCCGGCTCATCCGCACGGGAGGCGCCATGCAATTCGTCGGCATCGACATCGCGTCGGAAACCCATGTCTTCGCCATCCTTGATGCGGACGGCACGGTCCTGGCCAAACCCAAGCCGTTCACCGAAGACGCGGCCGGGCACGGCGCGTTGCTGGCCGCGCTGGCCCCGCCGGGTGAGGCGCTGGTGGTCATGGAGGCGACCGGGCATTACTGGAAGAACCTGTTCGCCGTGCTGGCGGCCAAGGGCTACGAGGTCGCCCTGATCAACCCGCTGCGCACCCACCGCTTCCAGGGCGAGAGCCTGGAGCGCACCAAGACCGACGCCATCGACGCCCTCGGCCTGGCCCGCTTCGGGCGGGAAAAGCGCCCCTCCCCGACCCGGCTGGGCAGCCGGGCCAGCGAGGAGCTGCGCGAACTGGTTCGCCACCGCGACCGGCTGCGCCAGGATTTCGACGACCGCGTCCGCCAGCTCCGCCGGCTGGTCGATCTCGGCTTCCCGGAATTCCGACGCTATGTCCGCACGCTCGACAGCATGCTGGCCACCGCCATCCTGGCGGAATACCCCACCGCCGAGGCCGTCGCCAAAGCCACGCCACGCCGGCTCGCCAAGCTGCGCTACGATGGCCGCCACGCCGTCGGAAGCGAACTGGCCGACCAGATCATCGCCGCGGCCAAGCGCTCGGTCGGCCAGCACCACGGCCCCGCCTACCGCGTCCAGGTCCGCGACATCTGTCAGGATCTCGATCTGTGGCGCCGCCGCTTGGCCGACCGTGACGACGACATCACCCGTCTGCTCGACGAGCACGAGGTCGGCTCGCTGCTGACCTCCATCGACGGAATCGGTCCCAGCACCGCAGCACGCCTCATCGCCGAACTCGGCGATCCGGCCCGCTTCGACAGCCCCGCAGCCCTGGCAGCCTACGTCGGCGTCATCCCAGCCCTGCGCCACTCCGGAAAGCGCCGCCCCACCCGCGCCGGCATCACCCCGATCGGCAACGCGCGCCTGCGCACCGCCTTGTGGATGCCAACCCTCACCGCTGTCCGCCGAAACCCGTGGCTCAAAGCCTTCTACGACCGACTGCGCGCACAGGGAAAGCCACCAAAGCTCGCCCTCGTCGCCGCCATGCGAAAACTCCTCGTCGCCGTCTACGCCGTCGCCAAGGCTCGAAAACCCTTCGTGCCAAAGCTCGCCGACTGA
- a CDS encoding ABC transporter permease — MLAAASTVLTVSLALALAYGLNARALSRPGLTRAVLLLPLVAPPVLMATTTLMLFGRRGLITSELLDRTLGLIDADHVNIYGPAGILIAQALAFLPAALIVLDNGFRGADARLSEAASGLGASYAAVLGRVVLPLGYPALKRAIVLVFIFSLTDFSNPMLLGGGFPVLAEVIYDQIIAYRNMQLAAAICVILLIPPLLLYVVLELAGGRRGFVAAGVASTDRPPVPAAVRRVLGAIAVTIGIAVLMVYATLVLGAFTRIWGVDWGLTLAHFRPGSTAAGSGLREVGDSLRLALVAAPVGGVLAVLIAYVVERLRPPGANIIFLITLLPAILPGIVFGIGYILAFNAPFGLRSLSLSGGFAILVLNVVFGNLFVGVLAGRAALQRLDRSVDEAAEGLGAGLGARLWLVVLPLLRVPLMLGALYVFIDALTTLSSVIFLVSGDYKLAAISIFNDANSSDFGPAAAKSVALLVLALAAMAALSAIERRTAIRPRQERIIS; from the coding sequence GTGCTGGCGGCGGCATCGACCGTACTGACCGTCTCGCTGGCATTGGCGCTGGCCTATGGGCTGAATGCGCGCGCCTTGTCCCGCCCCGGGCTGACGCGGGCGGTCCTGCTGCTGCCGCTGGTCGCGCCGCCGGTGCTGATGGCCACGACAACGCTGATGCTGTTCGGCCGCCGAGGGCTGATTACCAGTGAACTGCTGGACCGGACGCTCGGGCTGATCGATGCCGATCACGTCAACATCTATGGCCCGGCTGGAATCCTGATCGCGCAGGCGCTGGCCTTTCTGCCGGCGGCGCTGATCGTGCTGGACAACGGTTTTCGGGGCGCGGATGCGCGCCTGTCCGAGGCAGCATCCGGTCTTGGCGCAAGCTATGCTGCGGTGCTGGGCCGGGTCGTGCTGCCGCTGGGCTATCCGGCGCTCAAGCGGGCAATCGTGCTGGTGTTCATCTTCAGCCTGACCGATTTTTCCAACCCGATGCTTCTGGGGGGCGGTTTCCCCGTTCTGGCCGAGGTGATCTATGACCAGATCATCGCGTATCGGAACATGCAGCTTGCAGCAGCGATCTGCGTGATCCTGCTGATTCCGCCGCTGCTGCTGTATGTGGTGCTCGAGCTTGCGGGCGGCAGGCGCGGCTTTGTTGCCGCCGGGGTCGCCTCGACCGATAGACCGCCAGTGCCTGCGGCGGTGCGGCGGGTGCTGGGCGCCATTGCGGTGACGATCGGGATCGCGGTGCTGATGGTCTATGCAACGCTCGTGCTGGGGGCGTTCACCCGCATCTGGGGCGTGGACTGGGGGCTGACGCTGGCGCATTTCCGGCCCGGCAGCACGGCGGCCGGCAGCGGCCTGCGCGAAGTGGGCGACAGCCTGCGGCTTGCGCTGGTGGCCGCGCCGGTCGGCGGGGTGCTGGCGGTGCTGATCGCCTATGTGGTCGAGCGGCTGCGCCCTCCGGGTGCGAACATCATTTTCCTGATAACCCTGCTGCCCGCGATCCTGCCCGGGATCGTGTTCGGCATCGGCTATATCCTTGCCTTCAACGCCCCATTTGGCTTGCGCTCGCTGTCGCTGAGCGGCGGGTTCGCCATTCTGGTGCTGAACGTCGTGTTCGGCAACCTGTTCGTCGGCGTGCTGGCAGGCCGCGCGGCCTTGCAACGGCTGGACCGCAGCGTGGACGAGGCGGCCGAGGGGCTGGGCGCCGGTCTTGGCGCCCGGTTGTGGCTGGTCGTCCTGCCGCTGTTGCGCGTACCGCTGATGCTGGGGGCGCTGTATGTCTTTATCGATGCGCTGACCACGCTGTCATCGGTGATCTTCCTCGTCTCGGGCGACTACAAGCTGGCCGCCATTTCCATCTTCAACGACGCGAACTCTTCCGACTTCGGCCCGGCCGCCGCGAAAAGCGTTGCGCTGCTTGTCCTTGCCCTGGCGGCAATGGCAGCGCTCTCGGCCATCGAACGCCGGACCGCCATCAGGCCGCGCCAGGAAAGGATCATCTCGTGA
- the istB gene encoding IS21-like element ISPve1 family helper ATPase IstB, translating to MNDAPEILLTHHLKALKLPTFLREHQKLARQCAAEGMDHVRYLARLVELELIDRERRMVERRIKAAKFPAVKSLDSFDFSAIPKLNKMQVLELARCEWIDRRENVIALGPSGTGKTHIALGLGLAACQKGLSVGFTTAASLVSEMMEARDERRLLRFQKQMAGYKLLIIDELGFVPLSKTGAELLFELISQRYERGTTLITSNLPFDEWTETFGSERLTGALLDRLTHHVSILEMNGESYRLANSTARKQQQKS from the coding sequence ATGAACGACGCCCCGGAAATCCTGCTCACCCATCACCTCAAGGCCCTGAAGCTGCCAACATTCCTGCGCGAACATCAGAAGCTGGCCCGGCAATGCGCGGCCGAAGGCATGGACCATGTCCGCTACCTTGCCCGCCTCGTCGAACTGGAGCTGATTGACCGGGAGCGGCGGATGGTCGAGCGCCGCATCAAGGCCGCCAAATTCCCCGCGGTCAAAAGCCTCGACAGCTTCGACTTCAGCGCCATTCCGAAGCTCAACAAGATGCAGGTGCTGGAACTGGCCCGCTGCGAATGGATCGACCGTCGCGAGAACGTCATTGCCCTCGGCCCAAGTGGCACGGGCAAGACGCATATCGCCCTTGGCCTCGGACTGGCGGCTTGTCAGAAGGGGCTCTCCGTGGGCTTCACCACCGCCGCGAGCCTGGTCAGTGAGATGATGGAGGCCCGCGACGAGCGCCGTCTGCTTCGCTTTCAGAAGCAAATGGCCGGTTACAAGTTGCTGATCATCGACGAACTGGGCTTTGTGCCGCTGTCCAAGACCGGCGCCGAATTGTTGTTCGAGCTGATCTCGCAACGTTACGAGCGCGGCACGACCTTGATTACCAGCAATCTGCCCTTCGATGAATGGACCGAGACCTTCGGCTCCGAGCGCCTCACCGGCGCACTGCTCGACAGGCTGACCCATCACGTCAGCATCCTCGAGATGAACGGCGAGAGTTATCGTCTCGCCAACAGCACTGCCCGAAAGCAGCAACAAAAGTCCTGA
- the istA gene encoding IS21 family transposase — MSGIHTSQRQAAKAFNISRDTVAKMMTFSVPPGYRRTAEVRRPKLDPFIPIIEGWLEADRSMPRKQRHTAKRVFDRLRDECGFTGGYTIIKDYIRERERRGQEVFVPLAHPPGHAQADFGEAMVRIGGVEQKAHFFVLDLPHSDACYVRAYPAAVAEAWVDGHIHAFAFFGAVPQSIVYDNDRCLVAKILPDGTRKRAALFSGFLSHYLIRDRYGRPGKGNDKGNVEGLVGYCRRNFMVPLPEFATWEAFNLWLEEQCRKRQQDVLRGEGETIGERLQRDLAEMRSLPASPFDACDQDTGRVSSQSLVRYKTNDYSVPVAFAHQDVWIRAYVHDVVIGCRGEVIARHPRCWDRDELIFNPIHYLPLLEQKLNAFDQAAPLQGWELPEEFATLRRLMEARMNRHGRREYVQVLRLLETFDLADLHAAVKQALQMGAIGFDAVKHLLLCRVEHRPPRLDLDCYPYLPRTTVDKTRPGSYMRLLSSDAEDAA, encoded by the coding sequence ATGAGTGGAATTCATACAAGCCAGCGTCAGGCGGCGAAGGCCTTCAACATCTCCCGTGATACGGTTGCGAAGATGATGACGTTCTCGGTGCCACCGGGCTACCGGCGGACGGCCGAGGTCAGGCGGCCGAAGCTTGATCCCTTTATCCCGATCATTGAGGGCTGGCTTGAGGCGGATCGCTCCATGCCGCGGAAGCAGCGGCACACCGCGAAGCGGGTGTTCGACCGGCTGCGTGACGAATGCGGGTTCACCGGCGGCTACACGATCATCAAGGACTACATTCGGGAGCGGGAACGGCGGGGCCAGGAAGTGTTCGTGCCGCTGGCGCATCCCCCGGGCCATGCGCAGGCTGACTTCGGCGAGGCGATGGTCAGGATCGGCGGTGTCGAGCAGAAGGCCCACTTCTTTGTTCTGGATCTGCCGCACAGCGACGCCTGTTACGTCCGCGCCTATCCGGCGGCTGTGGCCGAGGCCTGGGTGGACGGCCATATCCACGCCTTTGCCTTCTTTGGGGCGGTCCCCCAGTCGATTGTCTATGACAACGACCGGTGCCTGGTGGCGAAGATCCTGCCCGATGGCACCCGCAAGCGGGCCGCCCTGTTCAGCGGGTTTCTATCCCATTACCTGATCCGGGATCGCTATGGCCGCCCCGGCAAAGGCAACGACAAGGGGAATGTCGAGGGCCTGGTGGGCTATTGCCGCCGCAACTTCATGGTGCCGCTCCCCGAGTTCGCGACCTGGGAGGCGTTCAACCTCTGGCTGGAGGAGCAATGCCGCAAGCGCCAGCAGGATGTCCTGCGCGGTGAGGGCGAAACGATCGGCGAGCGGCTGCAGCGCGATCTGGCAGAGATGCGATCCTTGCCTGCTTCACCCTTTGACGCCTGCGATCAGGACACCGGCCGCGTCTCGTCGCAATCGCTCGTGCGCTACAAGACCAATGACTACTCGGTGCCGGTCGCCTTTGCCCATCAGGATGTCTGGATCCGGGCTTATGTCCATGACGTGGTGATTGGCTGTCGGGGCGAAGTCATTGCCCGCCATCCCCGGTGCTGGGATCGCGATGAACTCATCTTCAACCCGATCCACTACCTGCCGCTGCTGGAGCAGAAGCTCAACGCATTTGATCAGGCCGCGCCGTTGCAAGGTTGGGAGCTTCCCGAGGAGTTCGCAACGTTGCGCCGGCTGATGGAAGCTCGCATGAACCGGCATGGCCGACGCGAATACGTCCAGGTCCTGCGGTTGCTCGAGACCTTCGATCTGGCTGACCTGCATGCCGCGGTAAAGCAGGCGCTTCAGATGGGCGCGATCGGCTTTGACGCCGTAAAGCACCTGCTGCTTTGCCGTGTTGAACACCGTCCGCCCCGGCTGGACCTGGACTGCTATCCCTATCTGCCGCGGACGACAGTCGATAAGACCAGGCCCGGGTCCTATATGCGGCTGCTGTCGAGCGATGCAGAGGACGCGGCATGA
- a CDS encoding heavy metal response regulator transcription factor, producing MKLLVVEDENKTADYVRQGLMEAGFVVDLARNGLDGHHLAMGETYDLVVLDVMLPDVDGWRIVRALRDAGKQVPVLFLTARGGVDDRVKGLELGADDYLVKPFAFSELLARVRTLLRRGSAPSQPDRIQVADLVLDLARRRATRAGQRINLTSKEFALLELLARRQGEVLPRSLIASQVWDMNFDSDSNVIDVAIRRLRAKIDDAFNPKLIHTVRGMGYTLDAPDDAPAP from the coding sequence ATGAAACTGCTGGTCGTTGAAGACGAGAACAAGACGGCGGATTACGTCCGCCAAGGTCTCATGGAGGCGGGATTCGTAGTGGATCTGGCGCGCAACGGATTGGACGGACACCACCTGGCCATGGGCGAGACATACGATCTGGTGGTCTTGGATGTCATGCTGCCGGATGTCGATGGCTGGCGCATCGTGCGTGCCCTTCGAGATGCCGGTAAACAGGTCCCTGTACTCTTTCTGACGGCGCGTGGCGGTGTGGACGACCGTGTCAAGGGATTGGAACTGGGAGCGGACGACTACCTCGTCAAGCCATTCGCCTTCTCTGAGTTGCTGGCGCGGGTGCGGACGCTGCTGCGACGCGGAAGCGCTCCGAGCCAGCCTGATCGCATCCAGGTTGCCGATTTGGTACTGGACTTGGCGCGCCGACGTGCAACGCGCGCTGGCCAACGCATCAATCTCACCAGCAAGGAGTTCGCGTTGCTTGAGCTCCTGGCCCGTCGCCAGGGGGAAGTCCTTCCACGTTCTCTGATCGCGTCGCAGGTATGGGACATGAATTTCGACAGCGACAGCAACGTCATCGATGTAGCCATCCGCCGCCTACGCGCGAAGATAGACGATGCGTTCAATCCGAAGCTCATCCACACCGTGCGTGGAATGGGATACACGCTCGATGCGCCCGATGATGCCCCTGCGCCATAA
- a CDS encoding heavy metal sensor histidine kinase has protein sequence MRPMMPLRHKPRQSRPASLALRVTALVGIATTLVFLVFNWVILRSLEHHFAQQDAHELEAVTAALAQPLHQLASDIASDELKQHLANAVAGHHGMTYGVYDGSGNSIYATPGPDLSKLDSNKKLVNRITADDLIVWHEDQRSYRGVVVQLPADDSAASGYRIVAAMDIGFHLDFLAEFKRMLWWATGLVMCLALGVAWLAVQWGHLPIRKVNEEIRAIRSSKLDVRLDPRDVPIELAELVFAFNDMLARIEEGFTRLSHFSADIAHELRTPVTNLVTQTHVALGQPRSNEEYREILYSNLEEFDRMGRMIGDMLFLAQMENDPRNLRLSTIDLSELVRSLFDYFEALAEDSGIALGVKGAIGSMAADREMLTRALNNLLSNAIRHTPRGKSITVLLSQDEQWTTISVVNPGERIPEPDLPKLFNRFYRVDPARQRNTAGAGLGLAIVKSIAEAHGGSVAVTSSELVTRFDLVLPHLRQ, from the coding sequence ATGCGCCCGATGATGCCCCTGCGCCATAAGCCGCGGCAAAGCCGTCCAGCGTCGCTTGCATTGAGGGTCACGGCCCTGGTTGGTATCGCCACGACCTTGGTGTTTCTTGTGTTCAACTGGGTCATTCTCCGGTCGTTGGAGCACCACTTTGCTCAACAGGATGCCCACGAACTGGAGGCAGTGACAGCCGCTTTGGCTCAGCCCTTGCACCAGCTTGCAAGTGACATCGCAAGCGACGAACTGAAGCAACACTTGGCCAACGCAGTCGCAGGACATCATGGGATGACGTACGGCGTCTACGATGGGTCTGGCAATAGCATCTATGCCACGCCCGGTCCTGACCTGTCGAAACTTGACAGTAACAAAAAGTTGGTGAACCGCATCACCGCTGACGATTTGATCGTGTGGCACGAGGATCAGAGGTCATATCGAGGTGTGGTGGTACAACTGCCTGCTGACGATTCAGCGGCGTCCGGCTACCGCATCGTCGCCGCCATGGACATCGGCTTTCATCTCGACTTCCTGGCGGAGTTCAAGCGCATGCTTTGGTGGGCAACCGGCTTGGTCATGTGTCTGGCGCTCGGTGTGGCTTGGCTGGCGGTGCAGTGGGGCCATCTGCCGATTCGCAAGGTCAATGAAGAGATTCGGGCGATTCGCTCTTCAAAGCTGGATGTGAGGTTGGATCCTCGGGATGTGCCGATCGAACTGGCGGAACTGGTATTCGCCTTCAACGATATGTTGGCGAGAATCGAGGAAGGTTTCACCCGGCTATCACACTTTTCCGCAGACATAGCGCACGAGTTGCGCACCCCCGTCACCAACCTGGTCACGCAGACTCACGTAGCGCTTGGCCAGCCGCGCAGCAACGAGGAATACAGAGAAATCCTCTATTCAAATTTGGAAGAGTTTGATCGGATGGGACGCATGATTGGAGACATGCTGTTTCTTGCCCAAATGGAAAATGACCCCCGCAACTTGCGTCTGTCTACCATTGATCTTTCCGAATTGGTGCGGAGTCTTTTCGACTATTTCGAGGCGCTGGCAGAAGATAGCGGCATTGCGCTTGGTGTTAAAGGGGCGATCGGCAGCATGGCAGCGGATCGGGAAATGCTCACCCGGGCGCTGAACAATCTTCTCTCGAATGCAATTCGACACACTCCTCGCGGCAAGAGCATCACGGTCTTGCTTTCGCAGGATGAGCAGTGGACAACGATCAGTGTGGTCAATCCCGGTGAGAGAATTCCTGAGCCTGATCTACCAAAGCTCTTCAATCGCTTCTACCGAGTTGATCCGGCACGGCAACGAAATACGGCGGGCGCCGGTCTTGGCCTTGCCATCGTGAAATCGATTGCGGAGGCGCATGGTGGCTCTGTCGCCGTGACCTCCAGTGAGCTTGTCACCAGGTTTGACTTGGTATTGCCCCATCTGCGGCAGTAG